In the genome of Hymenobacter taeanensis, one region contains:
- a CDS encoding DUF5996 family protein → MSQQPTFWPALPASEWADTMVTLHMWTQIVGKIRLAQTPLVNHWWNVPLYVTARGLTTSAMPYAERNFQIDFDFINHQLIISCSDGAERRLGLVPRSVAAFYREVMALLGQLGISVKIWPVPVELEHPIPFAEDEQHASYDPAAAQRFWRSLTLIAPVLESFRGQFIGKCSPVHFFWGSFDLAVTRFSGRLAPPREGADSITVEAYSHEVISHGFWPGGNGQEAAFYAYSAPPPAGFAEASVQPAEAYYNAELGEFLLPYEAVRRVPDPAEHLRQFLQSTYDAGATLGHWDRALLER, encoded by the coding sequence ATGTCCCAGCAACCTACATTCTGGCCAGCCCTGCCCGCTTCTGAATGGGCCGATACCATGGTTACCCTGCATATGTGGACGCAGATTGTGGGCAAGATCCGGCTGGCCCAAACACCACTGGTAAACCACTGGTGGAACGTGCCGCTCTACGTAACGGCCCGGGGCCTGACCACGTCGGCCATGCCGTATGCGGAGCGCAATTTTCAGATTGATTTTGACTTCATTAACCACCAGCTCATCATCAGCTGCAGCGACGGGGCCGAACGGCGGCTAGGCCTGGTGCCGCGCTCTGTGGCAGCCTTCTACCGCGAAGTGATGGCGCTGCTAGGCCAGTTGGGCATCAGCGTGAAGATCTGGCCGGTGCCGGTGGAGCTCGAACACCCCATTCCCTTTGCCGAGGATGAGCAGCACGCCAGCTACGACCCCGCCGCCGCGCAGCGGTTCTGGCGCAGCCTCACCCTGATTGCGCCGGTGCTGGAATCGTTCCGGGGGCAATTCATTGGCAAGTGTAGCCCCGTGCATTTTTTCTGGGGCAGCTTCGATCTGGCCGTTACGCGTTTCTCAGGGCGCCTGGCGCCACCCCGCGAGGGCGCCGACTCTATTACCGTAGAGGCCTATTCGCACGAGGTTATCAGTCATGGCTTCTGGCCGGGCGGCAATGGGCAGGAGGCCGCCTTCTACGCCTACTCTGCCCCACCCCCTGCGGGCTTCGCGGAGGCGTCGGTGCAGCCTGCTGAGGCTTACTACAACGCGGAGCTAGGCGAATTCCTGCTACCCTACGAGGCCGTTCGGCGGGTGCCGGACCCAGCCGAGCACCTGCGCCAGTTCCTGCAAAGCACCTACGATGCTGGCGCCACGTTAGGCCACTGGGACCGAGCATTATTGGAACGGTAG
- a CDS encoding efflux RND transporter permease subunit, with translation MNKFIQGIIAFSLKNRGFVFLMTLLTIIAGVMSYRNTPIEAFPDVTNTEITIITQWPGRSAEEIEKFVTAPIEIALNPVQKKTSIRSTTLFGLSVVKVIFDDGVDDAFARVQVNNLLSQADLPEGADPDVQPPYGPTGEIFRYTLKSKNKTTRELKTLQDWVVERNLKAVPGVADVNSFGGEVKDYEISVNPSKLQDLGLTPLDLYNAIQRSNINVGGDVINQGQQNYVVRGIGLLNNISDLNNTVIKNVNGAPILVKDVAIVHESALPRLGRVGRGLHDDVLEGIVVMRKGENPSEVIARLKDKVADLNEKILPSDVKIQTFYDRQQLIDFSTETVIHNLLEGIVLVTVIVFVFMADWRTTIIVSVIIPLALLFAFICLRLKGMSANLLSMGAIDFGIIIDGAVVMVEGLFVALDHKAHKTGMERFNKLAKLGLIKKTGRDMGKAIFFSKAIIITALLPIFSFEKVEGKVFSPLAWTLGFALLGALIFTLTLVPVLTSLLLKKNVVEKDNFFVRGINRGAQRFFAFTYARKTASLLVAAVAVVLGLGCFHFLGSEFLPELNEGSIYVRAQLPLSISLEESNKLCNEMRRVFLSFPEVGDVVSQTGRPNDGTDPTGFYNNEFLVQLKHTPEVEAEMKHQDKREALIAHMKEQLNRFPGVDFNFSQPITDNVEEAASGVKGSIAVKIYGTDLKLMEEKGRQVYGVLKNIKGIDDLGVLRNIGQPELHVELDEGRMASYGVSKADANAVLEMAVGGKQASQMYEGERKFPIRVRYQEQFRQSPQEIAALMVPTQNGKTIPLSEIATIGEVNGPSLIYRDDNQRFSAVKFSIRGRDMGSTIEEAQKKVNQVVSLPKGYTMKWTGDFENQRRATQRLGQVVPVSLALIFFILFILFGNLKDAGLVLLNVPFAIIGGIAALLITHTNFSISAGIGFIALFGICIQNGVILISVFKQNMLRKMNLDRSIADGVTSRVRPVVMTALMATIGLMPAAMSTGIGSETSKPLAIVVIGGLITGTILTLFIFPLIFERTYRAQHTHYGDDPALHPEQQHMLVH, from the coding sequence ATGAATAAATTCATTCAGGGCATCATTGCCTTTTCGCTCAAAAACCGGGGCTTCGTGTTCCTGATGACCCTCCTGACCATTATTGCGGGGGTTATGAGCTACCGGAACACGCCTATCGAGGCCTTCCCGGACGTAACGAACACCGAAATCACCATTATTACGCAGTGGCCTGGTCGCTCAGCCGAGGAGATTGAGAAGTTTGTAACGGCGCCGATTGAAATTGCCCTCAACCCGGTGCAAAAGAAAACGAGCATCCGCTCCACAACCCTATTTGGGCTGTCGGTGGTGAAGGTGATTTTTGACGATGGCGTGGATGATGCCTTTGCGCGCGTGCAGGTCAACAATTTGCTCTCCCAGGCCGACCTGCCCGAGGGTGCTGACCCGGATGTGCAGCCGCCTTACGGCCCAACCGGTGAAATCTTCCGGTACACGCTCAAAAGCAAGAACAAGACTACCCGCGAGCTGAAAACGCTGCAAGACTGGGTAGTAGAGCGTAACCTGAAAGCCGTGCCCGGCGTGGCCGATGTTAACAGCTTCGGTGGTGAGGTAAAGGACTACGAAATCAGCGTGAACCCCAGCAAGCTACAGGACCTGGGCCTTACTCCCCTGGACCTCTACAATGCCATTCAGCGCTCCAACATCAACGTGGGCGGCGACGTAATAAACCAGGGCCAGCAGAACTATGTGGTGCGGGGCATTGGCCTTCTGAACAATATCTCCGACCTCAATAACACCGTCATTAAAAACGTGAACGGAGCACCCATTCTGGTAAAGGATGTGGCTATTGTGCACGAGTCGGCGCTGCCGCGGCTGGGCCGCGTGGGCCGGGGCCTGCACGACGACGTGCTGGAAGGCATTGTGGTGATGCGAAAAGGCGAAAACCCCTCAGAGGTTATTGCCCGCCTGAAGGATAAGGTGGCTGATCTGAACGAGAAAATTCTGCCGTCTGATGTCAAGATCCAGACCTTCTACGACCGGCAGCAGCTCATTGACTTCTCCACCGAAACGGTAATCCATAACCTGCTGGAAGGCATTGTGCTGGTAACGGTTATTGTGTTCGTGTTCATGGCCGACTGGCGCACCACCATTATCGTGTCGGTTATTATTCCGCTGGCACTGCTGTTTGCTTTCATCTGCCTGCGGCTAAAGGGCATGTCGGCCAACCTGCTGAGCATGGGCGCCATTGACTTCGGTATTATCATTGATGGGGCCGTGGTGATGGTGGAAGGCCTGTTTGTTGCCCTCGACCATAAGGCCCATAAAACGGGCATGGAGCGCTTCAACAAGCTGGCTAAGCTAGGCCTCATCAAGAAGACCGGCCGCGACATGGGTAAGGCTATCTTCTTCTCCAAGGCCATCATCATTACGGCGCTGCTGCCCATTTTCTCTTTCGAGAAAGTAGAGGGCAAAGTATTCTCCCCCCTGGCCTGGACGCTGGGCTTTGCCCTGCTGGGCGCCCTAATTTTCACGCTCACGCTGGTGCCCGTACTCACCTCACTACTGCTGAAAAAGAACGTGGTAGAGAAGGATAACTTCTTTGTGCGCGGCATCAACCGGGGCGCGCAGCGTTTCTTCGCCTTCACCTACGCCCGCAAAACTGCCAGCTTGCTGGTAGCCGCGGTGGCCGTAGTGCTGGGCCTGGGTTGCTTCCACTTCCTGGGCTCAGAGTTTTTGCCTGAGCTGAATGAAGGTTCCATCTATGTGCGGGCGCAGTTGCCGCTGAGCATTTCCCTAGAAGAGAGCAACAAGCTGTGCAATGAAATGCGCCGCGTGTTTTTGTCGTTTCCTGAGGTAGGTGACGTGGTCAGCCAAACCGGCCGCCCCAATGATGGCACCGACCCCACGGGCTTCTACAACAACGAGTTTCTGGTGCAGCTCAAGCACACCCCGGAGGTGGAAGCTGAGATGAAACACCAGGATAAGCGCGAAGCCCTGATTGCCCATATGAAGGAGCAGCTCAACCGCTTCCCCGGTGTAGACTTCAACTTCTCGCAGCCCATCACCGACAACGTGGAAGAAGCTGCCTCGGGCGTAAAGGGCTCTATTGCCGTAAAAATTTACGGCACCGATTTGAAGCTGATGGAAGAAAAGGGCCGCCAGGTATACGGTGTTCTGAAGAACATTAAAGGCATTGATGACCTGGGCGTGCTGCGCAACATTGGCCAGCCTGAGCTGCACGTAGAGCTTGATGAAGGCCGCATGGCCAGCTACGGGGTAAGCAAAGCCGACGCCAACGCCGTACTCGAAATGGCTGTGGGCGGTAAGCAGGCCTCACAGATGTACGAGGGCGAGCGGAAGTTCCCCATCCGGGTGCGCTACCAGGAGCAGTTCCGCCAGAGCCCCCAGGAAATTGCGGCCCTAATGGTGCCCACCCAGAACGGCAAAACCATTCCGCTCTCCGAAATTGCGACCATTGGGGAAGTAAATGGCCCCTCACTTATCTACCGCGACGATAACCAGCGCTTCTCTGCCGTGAAGTTCTCCATTAGGGGCCGCGATATGGGCAGCACCATTGAGGAAGCTCAAAAAAAGGTAAACCAGGTGGTGAGCCTGCCCAAGGGCTATACCATGAAATGGACTGGCGACTTTGAAAACCAGCGCCGCGCTACTCAGCGTCTGGGCCAGGTAGTGCCGGTTTCGCTGGCTCTTATTTTCTTCATTCTGTTCATATTGTTTGGCAACCTGAAGGATGCGGGCCTGGTGCTGCTCAATGTGCCGTTTGCCATTATCGGGGGCATTGCGGCGCTGCTCATCACTCACACCAACTTCAGCATCTCGGCTGGCATCGGCTTTATTGCGCTATTCGGTATCTGCATCCAGAATGGGGTAATCCTGATTTCAGTGTTCAAGCAAAACATGCTCCGGAAGATGAACCTCGACCGCAGCATTGCCGATGGCGTGACAAGCCGGGTGCGCCCCGTGGTGATGACGGCCCTGATGGCTACCATTGGTCTGATGCCTGCTGCCATGAGCACTGGCATTGGCTCAGAAACCTCTAAGCCACTTGCCATTGTGGTGATTGGGGGCCTGATAACGGGCACCATCCTGACGCTGTTTATCTTTCCCCTGATCTTCGAGCGAACCTATCGCGCCCAGCACACCCACTACGGCGACGATCCGGCTCTACACCCCGAGCAGCAGCATATGCTTGTACACTAA
- a CDS encoding efflux RND transporter periplasmic adaptor subunit: MRAISPTSSPTYFSAVMLPRFATLATTLALPLALGLTSCSKTEDADAPQKAEAGFTMSDQMLRELKIDTVHATPVRNELVLSGQIASDGDKTVKVYPLVGGVVEQLSVELGDHVTKGQVLAVIKSGEIADLQNQSNSAGTDFDIARKNLAVLEDQYAAGLASERDVSLARQELRKAQGNVGKSRKQLSVYGVSADGTYTLRAPISGFITEKNVTDHMQFNADNVGNLFTVSNLDDVWIMANVFESDIAKVQEGYAADVTTLSYPDKHFTGRIDKVFNVLDPESKVMKVRVRLSNPGYLLKPEMYAQIKVENTESNKMLAVPAKCVVFDKDRNFVLVFKDRHHVETREVQIAKTVGDVSYVQSGLKDGEQVIAQNQLLVYDELND; encoded by the coding sequence ATGCGCGCTATTTCTCCTACCTCCTCCCCTACCTATTTCTCTGCTGTCATGCTGCCTCGCTTTGCCACCCTGGCCACTACCCTGGCCCTACCGCTCGCCCTGGGATTGACGAGCTGCTCTAAAACGGAAGACGCCGACGCCCCCCAGAAAGCGGAGGCCGGCTTCACGATGTCGGACCAGATGCTGCGGGAGTTGAAGATTGATACGGTGCATGCCACTCCCGTCCGCAACGAGTTGGTACTCTCCGGCCAGATTGCTTCTGACGGCGACAAGACCGTGAAAGTGTACCCGCTGGTGGGTGGCGTAGTGGAGCAGCTTAGCGTGGAGCTGGGCGACCACGTGACCAAAGGCCAGGTCTTGGCCGTGATTAAAAGCGGCGAGATTGCCGACCTGCAAAACCAGAGCAACAGCGCCGGCACCGACTTCGACATTGCTCGCAAAAATCTCGCGGTGCTGGAAGATCAGTACGCGGCAGGCCTAGCCTCAGAGCGCGATGTAAGCCTGGCCCGCCAGGAGCTGCGCAAAGCGCAGGGCAACGTGGGCAAGAGCCGCAAGCAGCTCAGCGTGTACGGCGTATCGGCGGATGGCACCTATACGCTCCGGGCCCCCATTTCAGGCTTTATCACCGAGAAAAATGTAACCGACCACATGCAGTTCAACGCTGATAACGTGGGCAACCTTTTCACGGTCAGCAACCTCGACGACGTCTGGATTATGGCCAACGTGTTCGAGTCGGACATTGCCAAGGTGCAGGAAGGGTACGCGGCCGATGTCACTACCCTCTCCTACCCTGATAAGCACTTCACGGGCCGCATTGATAAAGTATTTAACGTGCTTGATCCGGAGAGCAAGGTGATGAAAGTGCGGGTGCGCCTCAGTAATCCTGGTTATCTGCTCAAACCCGAGATGTACGCCCAGATTAAGGTGGAAAATACTGAAAGCAATAAAATGCTGGCTGTGCCTGCCAAGTGCGTGGTGTTTGATAAAGACCGCAACTTCGTGCTGGTGTTCAAAGACCGCCACCACGTGGAAACCCGCGAAGTGCAAATTGCCAAAACTGTGGGCGACGTCAGCTACGTGCAGTCTGGCCTGAAAGATGGCGAACAGGTAATTGCCCAAAACCAACTGCTGGTCTACGACGAGTTGAACGATTAA